The Eleginops maclovinus isolate JMC-PN-2008 ecotype Puerto Natales chromosome 10, JC_Emac_rtc_rv5, whole genome shotgun sequence nucleotide sequence GCTTTAACTTTTTCTAAGCTGTTTCTGGTCCTTTTGCTATAAGCTAAGCTATTTGGCTGCAGactagcttcatatttaacgTACAAACATAAGCAAGGAATAAATCGTCTGATTGAAGAAGCAAGAAAGCAGATATCACTTtttgcaaaatgtcaaactgtttaaTTGATTTGGATGAATTCAGACAAGAGCAGTGCAATACAATCTTAATTATAGATGATTTCTTTTTGCAGTCCATTAGAACATGTATTGAGTAGGGAAGAACAATGACCCTGTGTCTGTGAATCCGTCACTTGGGGACGAAAACAGCCAATTAGCAGTGATCTGTCTCGTTTCCTCTTGTGACACGAAGCTACCACGTGTCAGAAGTCATTGCACagatactgacacacacatttgatggTTGGATGCATTGGTGGGTCGAAGGAAAGAGGGCCGTTGAGATGGGAAGGACAAGTGTTTACACTCATCGGCTGctgattgtgtgtttgcaggttaCCATGGGTTGCTGAGGTGGCTTGCGGTCATTCTCTGCCAGGCTGGTCAGTGAAGCTAAAGTGGATTACAGGAGACAACAttagtaaatgtgtgtgtgtgtgtgtattagtgtgtCCTCCTGTGTGTGCGTAACCGTTTTTGCCTGGGTGTGGTTGCACAGAAAGCACAGCTAATCGCTTATTTTGGCAACTTCTGAGTAATGGAGAGACAGTGAAGGGAAAATGTAGGAAATgttttgcacaaacacacacatatgaacctTGAGCATGCATGCAcgtcattattttttaaaatgatctggCTTGGGTCTCTGGAGCCGAACATTGCCCACATGTTCCCGAACTGAGCTCCAGACTTCAGAGGAGGAGAATGTGAGGAATGCTCTGACTTTTCTCTCCATAACGTGGAGAAATTTGTCATGAAATAATCACAGTATCAGGTTTAATTAGCTTGGGAGGCCATCCCGACCTgtgtatttaaaatgctttacttGTAGAGGGATTCTAGCAATAGTGGTAATTACTGGGAAGGTGTATTTCCAGTGCAGTGCCAAATGGGACTGGATGTTGCTTGGGTCAGGGaaaggacgtgtgtgtgtgtgtgtctgtgcagcatTTCTAAACATCTGTTAGCACCAATAGATTACCTTGAGAGCAGCATTCCTCCTGTGATGCTTGATCCCTGAAGGCGTGTCCAGGTACTTCACCTTTGATCCCCATTTCGTCCCTCTCAGTACTGTCCTCTGTGTCTTCTGTCAGTTTCCTTTGAGCCTTTCTATGAATGTCAATAAAAAGGTAGCACTTTTTGACTTGTAAACAGACAGCTGTTTACTTTAGATTGCACAGGTTTCCCAATTTAGTTCATGTCACTGAACTACACTGGATCAGTGCTGGATAATATTTTTCTGTGATACCTGGATGAGTGTTGAAGTGATCTGATTTAAACCAGAACTGTTGCTGTTTTCCATCTCTGTGTTTAAACTGGCCTGCACTTGGTTACTCTGTAactccttctgtgtgtgtgcattgtagGACTTCTTTTCCGTGTAAATAGAACCCGACTTGATGGTAATTTCAACAGATTACTCTGAttagcagtttaaaaaaaacctctgaagGTTTGAGACTTTTGTGGCAAAACAAGTCCTGCAGCCTCTCGGTTGGAGAAAACCTCTCGTGCAATTATGCAAATGTGGATTTATTTGATGCGTTATAAAAATAGGTGGTAGagttataaaacatttgtgGAAGAGCTGCAGCCGAGgcattgaaatgttttctagTGCTCTTTGGGTGGTGAACCAATAAGAAGCCACCGAGGCAGAGTAAGAAGAGTGTAGTGCAGGGACGCTAATGCAGACGACATAATTGCCTTTTTAGACCCCAAACCACAAAATGTATATAAGTGCGCTATATAATGTGCTGACTCAGCCTTTCACTTTGGTGCATTGCTTTCATCTTCTTTATTCAAGTTATTCCAGACAGTTCTTTTCTTTATACTTCATTTTACCCAAGATGTGACAGAAATACATTCAAGCACACAGCAGAGGGCCGGGGCCAAACCAGAGTTTATGACCTTTAACCAAAGTGGAGTTCCTATTAAAGACTTCTGTGGAAACTACAAGGCAACTTACTTTTGGAGGAAGCACTCACCCATGACATATCCCGTCTATATTAGATTTTAAACTAACCattcagtgtttacatcatTACTTTTTTGGACTCTCCTGTAGACTCCACTTGGGGAAATGTTATAATACAATCCAATAAAGGCTGCCATGTTTACAAGCTTCAAAATGTGGACTGTATGATTCAATATGCTTCACAGGCAACATGCCGAGTCATTTTATCCTTGTATTTTTAGCATTCATTTCCTCAAACATGGAAGCGTTAAGACTGAAGCTCAGCCGCTACGGTTAGCAGATGGCTAAACTATTAGCAACAATCGCCAATATCGAAGTTGTTTTTGCTGCAGGATTTTCTTGTATGCTTTTCCTTATTTGGAATGATGTGCACTTGCATCTGCATGTGAAGAAGAGCCAATGGAAAGCTTGGTCTCTTAAGTGTGATTGGTTTTCCATCACAGGCTAGATTTTCAAAAGCTGTAAACAGAGGCAAGATGAGCTGCAGAAATCCAGTCTCCTCTCAGACCCCATGTATTTTATGCTCAAATATTATTATGGAACCTTTCCCCAATGATATCCAAAAAACACCTGCCAATAACAGATTTAAACATGATTTGGTAATTATCGCATTATTCCACATGTACTCTTGAGCTATAACAAGTTCATTAGCCTCACCTTTGATAAGTCTCTGGGTCAGAGATATTCcaaatcacttcctgtccgaAGAAACCCACATGATCTCCCTCCTTTGTCCACAGTCCAGCAGAGCCGTCAGCTGAGGCTGTGAGGACGAACAACCTGCCGGTCACCTCGAGGACATCCATGCTCACTAACGCTCTCTCATGAGCTCTCCAGcgctgcagcagaggaggccGCTCACACACTGGCTGCGTAGAAAGAGAACACCTCGGGTAAAGAGgatacaccacacacacactttttatttgattgactCCAGCTTACATTCACATCATGTTGGATGTCCAGTCCATAGTCACTGATGTCCCAGATCTGAAGCCAGCCCGTTGTATCTCCAGAGACCAGGATGGTGTTTTGAGGCTGATCCGAGCTCAGGCTCAGCACACGCTCACCAGGCTGCTCTGGAGCGTAAAACTGGCCTGAAATCAGAAGGTAACAAAATGAATTGCACAATGTTAGTCTAAATGGTTCTGACTACAgtctgctgttgtttttgttcttgaaCGTCTACAGGGAGGACGTTGCATGCAAGTAAATCTAGCTGCTCAGATTTGTGCCAGTTTTAGAAATACAAGATTCAAGCTTCAAAGGCTTTTTTGTCATGTGAACAATGGTTACAGCGTAGATGTTGGCCATGAGAAGTCCCTGGATTCTTCAGCAGAGCaacaagcaaaacatttaagacgtaaaagtgaaataaagttGCCCAATGGTGCAGGTAAAAATGCAGGAAaagtttcattatttatgtcTAAAATGTAAAACGAAATACGGTACAGTAGAATAAAACAATGCTTATTGTGAACATATACCAATATGTGGACTGCAAACACTCAGGGGTTTTCAGTTTGGACAATAATACTGTCTTGACTTCAATGACAAATATACTTCTGAGACAAATTACTACCCTTGAATGTTATGTCACACATCTCCCAATTATGTCACGCTCTCAAAATCCTCTCTggagacccacacacacatacacacacacactggctcacACCCATGCCAGCTCGTACACACATGCAGCGCTCACAGTGCATGAATCCCCGGCCACTAAACACAGATGGGACCTGGAAAGAGAAATAGTTGTGGGCTGGAAAGGAATGGTAGAGGCGGCCGGCCACAGTTCAGCCTGACTGTCACTGCTCTGTCTGTTTGTAAATCCATCTTCCTGGAGGAGCATTCAAACTGACAGCTGCTTGTCAATTGCTTTGGTGCATCAACCTTCGTCCTGCTGTGTGAATTTCAGTCAAACCTTTTGCATCTAGTTTCATCATACCTCAGTCTTCCCCACTCACCAtaggtgtgtgtctgtccggTGATGCTCCAGAAGCAGAGACAGCCGGCCTGCGATGACACCAGGACGCCTCTGTTTCTCAATTTTCTGTTGCCAGCTCGGTGCTGCAGGAACAGCAGGCCGTCCACAGGGGGCCCCGCTCTAGATATAAGTGGAGGAATAAACAAAAAGGCCACAACAATGGAGGTCGACCACTGATGACAAAGAGCTTTTTACAAAAAGCAGTGAGATTAATCTGTTaggaaagaagcagaaaaacaaaagtctgctgcatgatttgttttctcagtttGGCTTTTTCTCCTGATCTTTCATTTATATGGTGGATATTGCAAAATACTACGTCTTGAATGTGATAAGAGCCCCAACTAGACCTCTATGTAAGGGGTCACAGATGTTTGAAGCCACTGGTTTAATCATTTCCAATGCATTTTATATCATAAGCGTACTATAAGCAGCACAATCATTCCCTCTGACCTGCAGGGAAGAAGGGAGTATACGGTGACATACAATGCAAAGTAGAAGCACCTCAAACATGTGTTTACAGGCAGTCCTTAGGTGATTGTAACCTGTTACGTTCCACCAGTGACTACTCTTTTGCTATCTTTACATCACAGTTGTGTTTTCTCACCCTGCCTGTGTGGTTCTCTGCAGGTGAAGCACTGGTCCCTGTGTCTCCAGCCTCCAGATAATGACGTCTCCATCATAGCTTCCTGTGGCGATGACCCCCAGAGCAGAGCACTGACACACAGCCAGGATGTCAGATTTGTGGACACCGCTGGACTTCCAAGACATGTCTGCTTTCACATACAAATCCTATATGTGAGGTAAACATAGACAGGTTCATATTACACACCAGCTAAGCAGCTACGGTTAGCATATGGCTAAACAGACTCTCTGTTTGATAAGTCTGTCATCCCTTTTTGGTTTGCTATGCAATGTAGGCAGATGTTTTCCTATGGTGGAATAGCTCATTTTACTGCAGGATCTTCATGTTCTATCAGCCTATTCCTAATCTGAAGGGACATGCATGTGTAGAAGAGCCTTTTTcttgattgatttgattggtTTTCAATCAAAAGATTTAACTGAGGCAAGATTAAGAGCAAAAATCCAATGTTCTCTCAGTTGAATTGAATTATAGGCTGAAGTATGATGGATCTTTTGCCCAATGATGCCCACAAAACACCTGCCAACCCCAGATTTGAATATAATGTGGTCATGGATGCACTGCTGTTTCATTTGTGTGCAGTTTtcagtttgagtttgtttttttgctaaaatataaaagttTCCCAGAAAAGAACAACGTTGTCTTCAGGCTTTCACTGTGTGCTTGAACTTGTTGCCTTGATTGTGAAACTCTTTGCACATGGCTTCCCACTGTGTGACAGTTCACAAACGGTCTGAAACAACATCTAATTGTTTGTGTTGCCTCGTGGAAAGCGGCTCCATTTCGCTCTCTGGTTTACTGATTTTGTTTACACCTCTTGGCTACAGTGAGGTCAGCTCTTCAAAAGTGAATCTGGAGGCTCAGCGTTGTGGGCTTCAGAGGAACGCAGCTGCAGAAGTCTCGCATGGCACACATGTCTTTAATCTCCCCAGGTGCATGCAGGGTAATTTACTTCATTCGCTGAAACATGGAGCTGTGCAAAGCGAAACATTATGAGGGAGTGGGGAAAAAACAGCACGGAGAATTTGCTGGAAAAGCACAAGCAATGAATGTTACTACTGTTTTTAAGGGATGGATCTAACCGCAGACAGAGCAGATGTTGATGAAAGGTTTAGAGGTGAAATGTAACACAAGAATTTGAGGTGCTAAAGTACGCACATTCAGACtttcttaaaaacatttcagtccaTACGTGTGTGTTTATACTGGCACTGGCAATGCTTATACTTTAATTCTTGAATCCAGGGGATCAGCATGTGGTGTTTCAGACATTTGTACATCCAAAAAAGGATACAAGAGGTCTGTTTATCCAAAACACTACTTCTACTCTTGTGCTGATTTAAACAACTTAAGCCCAAACAGTGTTTTAAGACTCCACCAGATTAGTCCCTATGGTGACAGCTGTTTGTGTGGGATTCATCCTCCAACATCTGGGGAAGAGCTTGTGGTGGAGCGTAAGTGTGAGGGATAAGACATCCTGATTTAGTCAAGCGTTTCGGTTATTAGGTAATATGTGCTGCTTTTCTAATGGATTTTAAGCAGTGGGATCCACTGCTTCACTAGGCGGTGCAAAGAAGAGCAAAATCCCCTGAAGAAACCCGGCAGATATGCATGATAGAAATGTAAGAAtgtctacattttatttagtttgtgtcTAGTATTAAGTCCAAAACCCACTTACTATACTTTTGAAATCCAAGCCACCTTTCAGCAATGggccaaaaaaaaacagaaggaagAAGAGTGCTAGGAAACAGTATGATATTCCCAGACTCCTGTAATATCTCTAGATATATTGAGTATTCTTTCCATATTGTCTTTCATTAATGTCAATCAGACACTGCAGGGGAACACCGTGGCGGAAAATCACTCTGGTTAAAAATGTGGTTGATTATCGAATTCAaatcatcttgttttttgttttgttttttacctttgCAGCTGCGATGTCGTACTGAGCGACCCGCCGGCTCCATCCCACTGCCAGCAGCTGGTTGTCATGGAGACAGGTCAACCCGGTGACTTCGGAGGTGTCGACGGGCTCCAATTTGTGCAGGTTGAGGCCGTTAAGTAAGTTCCACACCTGCAGGGGAAGTGATTATCAAACATTATCAAACTCCTTTTATGCTCTTATAAACATGGAATAAAATATGTACGGATACTCTTGGTGCACCGACAAGAATGACTCCTGAACCTGGAAATCATTTAGCGTTcgcacttcctgttccctcgtcaCAACATTTGTTGGGTTGTGAACATAAGCTTATGAGACCTACCCGTCAGTAATGAGTAAAGCTCCTACGCCTCTTAAAGTTGTCGGTCGCCCTCAggtggctaaatgagactaaTAATCGTCATCATGCTgcacattagccgcctttagcttagcacaggtgacaggaagtcatgtgatcgtCATCAAATCCGAAAATCCaatcaaattatatttatatatcccAATATATCTCAAATTCttgtctcagtgggctttacagatCGTCCTGTTATTGGTTTGTAGCCTAACGTAAGCTTTCTGCTACTATAAAGGTGACGTTAGTATAAAGATGACAGTGTAACATCACTTGTTTTTACCCAACTCGTATTTTCTTAACTATTTTAAAAATCCCATTTCTTTTAGTCATCACTTTACCGATTTATTGTTCCAAATTCAGAGTATTGGTGCACAAACTAATAGTCAAAAGCGGTGTTGATTGATGACCTTAATAGTGCCATTGCGCGCCCCAGTGATCAGTCTTCTGTGGGAGGAGTCTAGTGCCATGCAGGTGATCTCCTCTTCTCCGTGAGCGTTTAGGATCTGAAGCCGCCTCCTCCCCGTCTCCACGTCCCACAGAGACACGGATGAGTCTTCATGTCCCGTCGCCACCTGTCTCAAAGCGGGGTTGTACACAGCACAGGAGAGGGCGGGACCACTACTAAAGTTTAGTCCAGGTTCCCTTCCTTCATCTGTCAACCACCCgccccctcctctccttgtGTTAGACAGACTGAGCACAGCTAGGTTATCTTTGCATGCCACCAGTAAAAGAGGCTGCTCAGTGAGAGGGGGGCTCAGCAACAGGAAGGGGAAGTTCCCGTGTTCGGGGATTCGACCCGGCTGCTGGCAGGGGAACTGCAGGACGACGCTCTTCAGACAGTGATGGCTGGAAATGTCCCAAACCCTCAGCTCCTGAGAAAGGAACAAATCTAGAAAATTAAGTGaaaagatctttaaaaaaagctaaataagtgttttttaaaatacttttaaggccagttttctattttaaatgaatgtttaatgacaaatgtatgcaaatgacCGGTTTTACAGACAGAAACTACCATATATGTATCATTTTAATTGCACCAATACGATAATAGAGTGTAAATAATACAATGACTCTTGAATAATACACTTTTCTTCACATTCTTACTCTCAGATTCTTTCCCCACCTCCATGGAATTTGCCAAAATTCGTAgtaaaaaaagtgacatttaaatgtgactAATATTATTGTCAATTAACTTGGCCGGGAAAATCTGACATCTAGCAGAACTCACAGCATCTCTGGAGTAGCTGAGGATCTGCCCAACAGGTTGGTAGATTGCGACATCCAGCACAGCGGTGCGGTGACCGAACAGCGCGGCTACAGGACGCGAGGTGATGAAACGAGTCCACAGTCTGACCGCTCGATCGCAACCTCCGGTCACCATCAGCTGCAGAGACGCATCGTAGTCGAAGCATTTAGCGCCCTGAAacgagacagaaagacagagatgaTGTGTTGCTTTGTTCAGATGCAATTTAGACAGTAGGCTAAACTATTCCCATTACTTATAATACTGGGggttgaatacaaaataaaactgaggaGATTTCATTGTTAAAATGTCCAGACACTTAATTGGAGAATAACATAAGTGTGcttataaaaaaaaccattgTGAATAACAGGAAGCTTCCCCACCCAGTTTAATAACGTTGTGTGCGCCAGCGTTACTTCTTTCTTCCACAGTCACTGCCTCTGTGTGCCGGGCAGGACTCAACCCAAGCAAGAACTAAATAATACTTTGAGGACATTCATTGATTTATGAACAGTTTTAATGGAGTGAAAGTCATACTCAACCCCCACAGTGAGGTCAGGGTCACCCACACCGGAGTACTGTGACCTCCAAACGACCTCAAAAGTGGATAACAACAAAAATCATTACACTCCCTTTTGGCTCTTCACATTATTTCCTCTTACTACTCTAGAAATGAACTTcagatgcaaaaaaaacctACTTCTATGTATCAAAAGAGCACAATAATAAGCTCTAAGTACAATATTTAgggatttttgtttttaattaccatttaaatgttaatttgtGAGCATTTATAGGAAGGACATGAGGTATGATACGTATTGATATTAACTAATGGGAATAAATGACACATAATAACCTTTTATCCAACATCGAATCATGAAAACCACATGGCAGTTACCTGCTTAACTTTCCAGATGTAAGGCTCCTGCGTCAGTGTCACGTTTATAAAAACCACAGAGGTGTTGTCACTCTCTGATGATGTCATGATGACGTTGGTGCCGGGCTCAAACATCACTCTGGTGATCGGCTCCTGGTGGACGTTGGGGATGTGACGGTATGACACCATGCTGCTGTGCTCACTGAGGTCCTGTTGTCAAGATGGATAAAATAGATGCTAAAGTCTCTGTCTTTGCTGAAAGGATGCATAAATAATGGTGATTGACCCTATGGACCACTGATGAAAAGTCTCTGGTGTACCAAAAGGACAAGCAGTGTTCAGTGAGTGACGTGTATTCCATCACCCAGCAGTGAGTAAGTACCTCAAATTAAGCAGAATTAATGCAATTGTGCACAAAGGCGTAACGTTTTCTGTTAATTTGGCCGGAAAACAAAGATTAAATCTATGTTTTCAGACAATGAAACATGCaatccaaagaaaaacacacctgCAGTTATCACATATCCCCATAAGTGTCGCCAAAAGGGACATTTTGTCAGTGTTGTTTGTAAAATTGGGAGTGCAATCAACAAGTGTTTGTCGTTGCTTTCTGCTATACTGTTCACAGGGCCCTTCTTACTGGGAAGAAGATCCTCT carries:
- the LOC134870368 gene encoding WD repeat-containing protein on Y chromosome isoform X3 codes for the protein MNTVRKNKNPWKLYETEVAHSRICDPACGVSPAEKLTPEHLQLLRNAFTRQQNGGQIHEDRPKVQSVRNRGGNEKRGMKLEEFQEVMRSVVGPDVEDTWVERFFSEVDISCTGQVRWQQLCSYLLLEFTERERASIPRAALLDSQSLIRHCSHNKREPTVRLVAVSHPPPLRYISVSKGGQISVWSSSLHILKTLGLAGDPTEEVASTRRFRGWTSDAVYMGNVHKVAIATDCRDLHFINVSTGNVFQDAHLFGFRSVPTALCYWQDAQSPEQPSLLLMGDEKGGVHLLWFLNPSKGLFKSPSKAESGPQRIFFPDLSEHSSMVSYRHIPNVHQEPITRVMFEPGTNVIMTSSESDNTSVVFINVTLTQEPYIWKVKQGAKCFDYDASLQLMVTGGCDRAVRLWTRFITSRPVAALFGHRTAVLDVAIYQPVGQILSYSRDAELRVWDISSHHCLKSVVLQFPCQQPGRIPEHGNFPFLLLSPPLTEQPLLLVACKDNLAVLSLSNTRRGGGGWLTDEGREPGLNFSSGPALSCAVYNPALRQVATGHEDSSVSLWDVETGRRRLQILNAHGEEEITCMALDSSHRRLITGARNGTIKVWNLLNGLNLHKLEPVDTSEVTGLTCLHDNQLLAVGWSRRVAQYDIAAAKDLYVKADMSWKSSGVHKSDILAVCQCSALGVIATGSYDGDVIIWRLETQGPVLHLQRTTQAGAGPPVDGLLFLQHRAGNRKLRNRGVLVSSQAGCLCFWSITGQTHTYGQFYAPEQPGERVLSLSSDQPQNTILVSGDTTGWLQIWDISDYGLDIQHDVNPVCERPPLLQRWRAHERALVSMDVLEVTGRLFVLTASADGSAGLWTKEGDHVGFFGQEVIWNISDPETYQRKAQRKLTEDTEDSTERDEMGIKGEVPGHAFRDQASQEECCSQASLTSLAENDRKPPQQPMVTCKHTISSR
- the LOC134870368 gene encoding WD repeat-containing protein on Y chromosome isoform X1; its protein translation is MNTVRKNKNPWKLYETEVAHSRICDPACGVSPAEKLTPEHLQLLRNAFTRQQNGGQIHEDRPKVQSVRNRGGNEKRGMKLEEFQEVMRSVVGPDVEDTWVERFFSEVDISCTGQVRWQQLCSYLLLEFTERERASIPRAALLDSQSLIRHCSHNKVQIPRLLIPGEKRREGAHLYRASVFNNYTGWPDGGATIQREPTVRLVAVSHPPPLRYISVSKGGQISVWSSSLHILKTLGLAGDPTEEVASTRRFRGWTSDAVYMGNVHKVAIATDCRDLHFINVSTGNVFQDAHLFGFRSVPTALCYWQDAQSPEQPSLLLMGDEKGGVHLLWFLNPSKGLFKSPSKAESGPQRIFFPDLSEHSSMVSYRHIPNVHQEPITRVMFEPGTNVIMTSSESDNTSVVFINVTLTQEPYIWKVKQGAKCFDYDASLQLMVTGGCDRAVRLWTRFITSRPVAALFGHRTAVLDVAIYQPVGQILSYSRDAELRVWDISSHHCLKSVVLQFPCQQPGRIPEHGNFPFLLLSPPLTEQPLLLVACKDNLAVLSLSNTRRGGGGWLTDEGREPGLNFSSGPALSCAVYNPALRQVATGHEDSSVSLWDVETGRRRLQILNAHGEEEITCMALDSSHRRLITGARNGTIKVWNLLNGLNLHKLEPVDTSEVTGLTCLHDNQLLAVGWSRRVAQYDIAAAKDLYVKADMSWKSSGVHKSDILAVCQCSALGVIATGSYDGDVIIWRLETQGPVLHLQRTTQAGAGPPVDGLLFLQHRAGNRKLRNRGVLVSSQAGCLCFWSITGQTHTYGQFYAPEQPGERVLSLSSDQPQNTILVSGDTTGWLQIWDISDYGLDIQHDVNPVCERPPLLQRWRAHERALVSMDVLEVTGRLFVLTASADGSAGLWTKEGDHVGFFGQEVIWNISDPETYQRKAQRKLTEDTEDSTERDEMGIKGEVPGHAFRDQASQEECCSQASLTSLAENDRKPPQQPMVTCKHTISSR
- the LOC134870368 gene encoding WD repeat-containing protein 49 isoform X4 produces the protein MNTVRKNKNPWKLYETEVAHSRICDPACGVSPAEKLTPEHLQLLRNAFTRQQNGGQIHEDRPKVQSVRNRGGNEKRGMKLEEFQEVMRSVVGPDVEDTWVERFFSEVDISCTGQVRWQQLCSYLLLEFTERERASIPRAALLDSQSLIRHCSHNKVQIPRLLIPGEKRREGAHLYRASVFNNYTGWPDGGATIQREPTVRLVAVSHPPPLRYISVSKGGQISVWSSSLHILKTLGLAGDPTEEVASTRRFRGWTSDAVYMGNVHKVAIATDCRDLHFINVSTGNVFQDAHLFGFRSVPTALCYWQDAQSPEQPSLLLMGDEKGGVHLLWFLNPSKGLFKSPSKAESGPQRIFFPDLSEHSSMVSYRHIPNVHQEPITRVMFEPGTNVIMTSSESDNTSVVFINVTLTQEPYIWKVKQGAKCFDYDASLQLMVTGGCDRAVRLWTRFITSRPVAALFGHRTAVLDVAIYQPVGQILSYSRDAELRVWDISSHHCLKSVVLQFPCQQPGRIPEHGNFPFLLLSPPLTEQPLLLVACKDNLAVLSLSNTRRGGGGWLTDEGREPGLNFSSGPALSCAVYNPALRQVATGHEDSSVSLWDVETGRRRLQILNAHGEEEITCMALDSSHRRLITGARNGTIKVWNLLNGLNLHKLEPVDTSEVTGLTCLHDNQLLAVGWSRRVAQYDIAAAKDLYVKADMSWKSSGVHKSDILAVCQCSALGVIATGSYDGDVIIWRLETQGPVLHLQRTTQAGAGPPVDGLLFLQHRAGNRKLRNRGVLVSSQAGCLCFWSITGQTHTYGQFYAPEQPGERVLSLSSDQPQNTILVSGDTTGWLQIWDISDYGLDIQHDVNPVCERPPLLQRWRAHERALVSMDVLEVTGRLFVLTASADGSAGLWTKEGDHVGFFGQEVIWNISDPETYQR
- the LOC134870368 gene encoding WD repeat-containing protein on Y chromosome isoform X2, whose translation is MNTVRKNKNPWKLYETEVAHSRICDPACGVSPAEKLTPEHLQLLRNAFTRQQNGGQIHEDRPKVQSVRNRGGNEKRGMKLEEFQEVMRSVVGPDVEDTWVERFFSEVDISCTGQVRWQQLCSYLLLEFTERERASIPRAALLDSQSLIRHCSHNKVQIPRLLIPGEKRREGAHLYRASVFNNYTGWPDGGATIQREPTVRLVAVSHPPPLRYISVSKGGQISVWSSSLHILKTLGLAGDPTEEVASTRRFRGWTSDAVYMGNVHKVAIATDCRDLHFINVSTGNVFQDAHLFGFRSVPTALCYWQDAQSPEQPSLLLMGDEKGGVHLLWFLNPSKGLFKSPSKAESGPQRIFFPDLSEHSSMVSYRHIPNVHQEPITRVMFEPGTNVIMTSSESDNTSVVFINVTLTQEPYIWKVKQGAKCFDYDASLQLMVTGGCDRAVRLWTRFITSRPVAALFGHRTAVLDVAIYQPVGQILSYSRDAELRVWDISSHHCLKSVVLQFPCQQPGRIPEHGNFPFLLLSPPLTEQPLLLVACKDNLAVLSLSNTRRGGGGWLTDEGREPGLNFSSGPALSCAVYNPALRQVATGHEDSSVSLWDVETGRRRLQILNAHGEEEITCMALDSSHRRLITGARNGTIKVWNLLNGLNLHKLEPVDTSEVTGLTCLHDNQLLAVGWSRRVAQYDIAAAKCSALGVIATGSYDGDVIIWRLETQGPVLHLQRTTQAGAGPPVDGLLFLQHRAGNRKLRNRGVLVSSQAGCLCFWSITGQTHTYGQFYAPEQPGERVLSLSSDQPQNTILVSGDTTGWLQIWDISDYGLDIQHDVNPVCERPPLLQRWRAHERALVSMDVLEVTGRLFVLTASADGSAGLWTKEGDHVGFFGQEVIWNISDPETYQRKAQRKLTEDTEDSTERDEMGIKGEVPGHAFRDQASQEECCSQASLTSLAENDRKPPQQPMVTCKHTISSR